GAAGAAACTTCTTTCTGAGTTCTTAACCACAAAGGAAATGAGGGGCCTAATTGACAGTTGATAATTGTGATGGAACTTAAACTGAAGAGAGGAATCCAGTCATGTCCAACATTCAAAGCCAAAGATTTACTTTTTGAGGACAATGCAAAATATTTTAATCTAGTGAGGTTGTGCAGATGAATTTCAGATAAAACGCCTTTCCACTTATTTTCCCAAAGGTCTAGGGAAAACATTTCTGCAAGCTGTCCAATACTCTCTGGGATGCTGTTCATCACGTTGAACGAAAGGTCTAGCATTGACAAATGTGACAGATTTCCGATTGACATTGGGAGTGCGCCTGAGATTGAATTAAGGGTGAGAAAAAGAGCATCAAGATATTTCACGGATCCCAGAGACTCGGGCAAGTTCCCACTAAATTGATTGTAACCGAAGTCCAATGTTTCTATGCTACTGTTACTGCACCCAGACAAAGAATGAAGAAACTCCTCTATTCCTCCACTAATGGAATTGCCAAATAGATCTAAACTCTGCAAGAGGCAAAGATTTACCCATGAAGTTTTCCTAATGGAGCCAGCGAGGTGACAATTAGCAAGATTAATTGTCACAAGGGTACTAATGTTGAATAGCCATTGAGGTAATGAAGAGTTGAAGTTGTTGTATGAGAGGTCGAAGACTAAAAGTGACGTAAAGTTCACATATGGAATAAATTGAGGGAGGTCATCAAGTTCACTGCTGTCTAAGTGCAACTCCAACAATGAAGGAAGCATATTAACACCAAGTAACCAGTTTTTTGCTGCCTTGCTAAGGTTCAAGCCCCCCAAACTGAGGTATTGCAAGGAAGAGAGACCACCAAGCCAATTCAAATCTGAATCCCATGGCCTCAATGGATATGATTTTGTTGTGAGGTCAAGGTAGAGCAAGTTTGATAGATTACCAAGATGATGAGGAACCATTCCCCCAAAAGATGAGTGAGAGAGGTCAAGGTACCTCAACTTCTTGAGTGACCCTATAAAACTCGGGATGGGAATTCCATTGAAAGAATTATAACTGAGATCCAAGTAATTCAAGTATGTTAAGTTGAGCAAAGAATCATCTAACTCACCGCTTAAGCATGTCCGCGTACTGTAGATATTGCTAAGGGAAAGCTTAATGACATTCCCTATTTGGTTACTGCAGCTAATGCCCATCCACTTGCAGTAGTCTTCCCCAACCCAAGAGGAAAGCATACCTGCAGGATCTTTAAGGCCTAGTTTGAATTTAAGGAGggccttcttctcctcctcaatGCAAGCAGCAGTGAAATTCACAACATGGGAGTTGATCAATGTGGCTTCAAGGACAAAAGGTTTGGTAAAGAAAAGCAGGAAAACGAGTGAAAGAAGTTGAAAGGAAACTTTGCTGATAGCCATTGTCTCTCTCAAAAAAGGTAAATTTCTAATACATACCTTATTCTACTTTGAAGCTATTTATAAGTGAAGAGGATTGACTTCCTCTCACCTGTGAGTACCTGCATTATGCAAGTAGACATAGTCCTGCTATTTGAGTAACCTTTGTATATACAAATTTCGGTGTCAACTGCCGGCTTGACACATTTATTGAAATTATATTCAGGGTGATTTATGAAGAATTAGATGGTTTGTTTTACTAATATATGAAACCCAGTAGCACAAGGAACCTTTCTTGCATTATCTTTCAATAATCAATATGCTGACTCTGATTGATCCACCGTTATTAACTCTCTATCATCATTGATAACATAATTATAATCATGATCAAGATAAGTAGGTAGAATCTTATACATATCATTTATCGAGCATAGTTTATTGTGGCAGCAGTTTTCATACGCCTGTCCGTAATTTGAAACtgtttgaaattaaaaagtaaTTTCCTGAATTCCAACCATATTCTATCATCTAGGAATATACATTTTCTTCTAACAAGATATGATATATGAAGATAGATTTCTCACCAGCAAATTTAAAATGTGTTGTAACTCTCTTTACCTAAAAAAGGATTGTCGATCTGGGCACTGGCCGACTCTTGTTGCTACTATCATACTATTAATTTGCATGTGTGTCAATGTTTGGAATATATGCCTTTCTTGATTATCAAAGTCCGCGATTATTCAGTTGTAAAACAGTACTACAAGCTACAAAAGATTTCCACATCTTGAATTGAAAAGATTAGACTACTTTTAAGAGTATGAAGACCAAAAGTTTGAATAGccttacttttttttcttcttttttttctttttttgagaatgtgAATAGCCTTACTTTGAGAGATCGAAGACCAAAAGACTTTTGTGAGAACCAAAGGTCTGAATTCAGTTTACATATTAGGCCACCTCCAACCCAACAAACCAAAGTGCTAAAGGGCCATTTTTTAGCCCAATCCAACTCCAACGAACCAAACTAAGGATCAAAGTGTTAAAAGTTAGGGTTAAAGGTGAGTAGAGAGGGCTAAATTTAGCCCTAAATATAGCCTTTTGCCCCTTTAAACAAATAGGATCAGAAAGCTGTGGCCCACGGGTTGTAGTGGAATGTGACATAAGTATGAAGTCAGCAACGTCAGCTAACCGtgaggtattttttttttttacttttacactatAAATAAATATCACCTCAACTTTCTTTTTCACatcttccttctacttcctcatatatatctctctattctaaatctttcattttctccCTATTCTTAATctctaatttatttttcttttattgaaaaTGGTTAGTTCGTCGAAAAGAAATGTAAATTGGTCACCGTTGGAAGATAAAGCACTCACCTTGCTTTCGTGAAAGTATCCCAAAATTGTCAGGGTTGTCACTGACAAGTGTTTGCATTTTCTTACTTTGTTGTGttcctttttaaatgtttttgtcatgaataaaataaatattgaaaatatGATTCCATTTCGAATTCAACTTTATTTCATTTCGAAATTAGCTTTATTCCATTTCGAAATTAGTTTTATTCCATTTCAAAATCAGCTAAAGATATTTTTgattatcttaaaaaaaaaaatacaaccgaaaaaatatttttttatcataaaaatgatttcaattactataagtaAATTGttgataaaaaatttagcccCAGGCTATTTTTAGCCCTTTCGGTTGGAGATGACCTTATGTTCACGAAAGTCTTATTCTTAACAATGAAGCAAGCATGTAACCAATCTAATGTTCAGTCCCCAAAACGGAGGCGACACTAGTGAAGAGGATGAGACTCATGAGAGAGCCCTTTATTATTTACAAATTTGCAGCATCTAGGGTTCAAAACTAGGGCACACGAACAATGATAGAATACTGCAATAAAATCCTCAatggaaaaaaggaaaaaaaaattttgattacTATTCAATGGATTAAAATCCTCAATAACAAAATTTCAATTGCTAATTCACTAAAGAACATAGAATGTATGTATTTTGCCACTAAAAAAACATCTAAAAATATTCTTATTCAAAAGCCCACTGGTTCTCACACgaacctcttcctcttcctccggAGTGTAATCATTTTTTATATGGAATTTTTTTCTGATCTCCTCCGGGGTCTTCCCCTTAATCATGCTCGCAACATGTTCACACGTCGCATCCAACAAGCCCTTAATGTTCAAGTAATTCGCCGCTAGAATCATATCGAATAACACGTTCTGGTCCGCCTCAAACTCCTTCACGAACTCCCTATCCCACGACTTGAGTTCAACTTGCAATCCCTTCTCACTCCTCCACGGTTTagatttctaatttttattttttttatggtaaAGTTTAAATCAACGACGAAAAATGATGCAACTCACCACCTACCGACACAGATAACACTAAATTATAGAGGTACGAAATATTCTTAGAATTTGTTTGCTGATATATTGACGCGAATATATATGGTGTCAAATTAATCGTTTGAAGCATTGAATCTGTTCAACATTCTAGTTTTCCAATGTGAATAAGTGGATGAATCATTATGATTGAGAACAAGTTGATTACCATATATGGTGGAGCAACTAAGAAGGACAATTATTGCCAACTAATTTTATCAAATATCCCCAAAGGAGCTATATTAGGATACATTTCCCTTATAATTGGAATGTCAATCACATGAATAGACAATTTATACAATTTACAAGAAAAgagttttttaattattttttttatttttatcaagaagaacttcattaataatgaactgcttacaacgagttttgAGCAACATCTCAAACACAGAAATGgccactagacttcacactggaactctagAATGACTGACTCATGAGGCCAAAAAACCCCAACTCTAAACTGGCACTACAACAGTATGGCAATGACAACAGGCGCCGAagcagtgaatccttgacaGTTCAATTCTCGTTCAGTCAATAAGAACCCTGAAACTAGACGACTCACTTgtgtcaacactaactcgccacccaAAGTCCACCTGACCAgcttttgatcgaccaagcctaCACTCATTGTGACCTAAACCCGACCAAAAAGATTGTCAGACATTTAGACCTGGGACTAAAGTAAACCCATCACCGTCACCACCCTATTGTCAACACCGTCAAATCATAACTGCTCGAAATTGCCATCGCCTTCGAACCAAAACCAGATAGGAacaacccactagaaggccaataaTGCTCGTCTATGGCACAGCCAGACTTTTCGCTGACCCAAAACCAGATAGGAATGCCCCCACTAGAAGACCGAAGAGAAGATTGTCGCTGCCACATCTTGTAGTGTCTTATTACCAACAAACAAAAACAGTAAAAACCGAACCCTAAATCACTAGTAACAGTGGCCCACCCACAAGGGCCCAACAAACCAACCCTGCCCAATAACTGATCGCCGCCACCAGTATTACCCCATCGCTGCACCTCATCTGAGTTCACCAGAGATCTGGGAGTCACCAATCGAGATCAATCTGCCCACCCCAAAATCCAATAGCCATCCATCTTCCTTGTCGAAACACCAGCTACGCCTCCCTGCCAGAGTTGTCAGACCTCCGCCATCAACACATCATCCCCGACGTGGCCTGGGTGAGCACTGCTTCGACCAATCAGACTCTCCCCTAGATCGGATCCAATGGACCCAACCCAGAACGGGACAGCGCGACCAGAAACTCCCTGCACCGCCACAACCATATCACCACCACGTTGAACCCACGACACCAAACCACTCCGCCGAACATGGCAGCGAGAAACCAACCAAAACCCGACCTCCGCGACCTTTCTCTTCCTCACCTCACAAACTGCCACGAGCAGGATGTCGAAGAAGGAACCCCACCTCACCAGACCCACAAGGGGTCGACAAAGGCCCGTCCGACGACGGCGAAAGGGCTCGCCGTCGGACAGGGAAGACAACCTCAACTTTTATCTCAGACCTTAGGGTTTACTCTCTTAACCTTTTCAATCTTGAATGAGAAGTTTCCTGGTACGTAATTTACAAGAAAAGAGTTTAGATCATAAAATTatacaaataaatttaaatcaTAATTCTTTTCAAAACAGTTCCACACGCTTGCCCTAATATATTCCCACTAGAAAAATAGTAAAAGATTAGGAGATTGTGGTTAACAtaataaatcttttttttttaagaatattaTGTCGATATATTAATATTAACTCAGACAAAAAAgaaccattacatatccttcttCTACCGTCTATGGATAGATCAAGAGTTTGTGTGGTAAACCAAATCGATACATAGAGTTTGTGGTTAACATAATAAATCATTGTGAAATTATGtatagaatatatatttttcttgacatataaatatttatttttatcttagaaaaaaataataataatctttaCCTTGAAGCCCCTGGAGACTTTTCCTTTTTCCCTCTCGAGGATAGAACACGCAAATCGTTCGTCGTTTAAATAAGAGGCTTTTATGTGGGAGGTCCGTAGCCCAAAGGGAGCATCCCATTCCCACTCCTGGTTGTGCTTTcacagaaacaagaagaagaagaagaaaacgaagGAATCATCACCAGATATGGCTCGGAGCATCTCCTACATAACAGGGTCTCAGCTCCTCTCTCTCAGGCGCCGCCCCAACAATATCGCCATCATCGATGTCAGGTGGGTTACACTCGTTTCTTTGGAAAATTCTTAAAAGCTCAAATTGCTAATTGGGGCTTTTCTTTGTTTAAGGGATGATGAAAGGAGCTACGATGGGCACATAGCAGGGTCTTTGCACTACCCCAATGACAGTTTCTATGACAAGATCTCCAATCTCGCTCAAGAAGTCAAAGCCAAAGACACCCTCGTTTTCCACTGCGCTCTCAGCCAGGTCTCGTAAATCTCATGTCTTTCTCTAgttattgtttggtttttgtgGTGGAGATTGTGAACTTGGGTTACCCAGAAACAAACAGATTGATTTGAGTTGTAGGTTGTTGGAGTTTTGGTTTCTTAAATGATGAATTGTTTGGCTTGTTTGGGAAGTGAAAGCAAGCTAAGCacttttttggatcttcttaGTTTTAAGAAAGCATCTCAGCACCACTTGATGAATAATGTGCTATCCCAAAAGCACTCCTATAGAAAGTGAGCTGATCAGGTTAATCCTGCCTAGAAATGCTATGCTTTTGAAAGGTGAATAATTTGTCTTCTGTAGTTTGTATCTTGAATTCTGTATCTACTTGGATGAGGCTAGAAAGATTTCGTGTTTTCATGATCTCTATAATTTGTGTGAACTTATATCACACTTTGCTTCATGCTTCAGCCATCTGGTGTTTGAGTTCCAAGAAGAGCCAATGTGATTTCTTTTTGTAATCTTGAACCACAGAACAGTAGTAATTAAATGTTATTCTTAGCAGACTGAAGCTCTTAGCCACTTCTACTACCTTATTGTGTCAAGTAAATTAGGAGCACAACCGGAAACTATTCCAACCCCGTTTTAACTTCACTAGAAAACTTCAATTCAGAGATACTGATATCCTCACTCTTTTATGCTTGAAGCTTTGTTGAAAGATTTATACAATTATGCAAGTTTTATGATGCTTTTGTAGGTCCGAGGCCCGTCCTGTGCGCGAAAGTTTGCCAATTATCTTGAGGAGATGAAGGAAGATACAGGAATTAAAgacattttggttttggagcgTGGCTTCAATGGCTGGGAATCTTCTGGTAGACCTGTTTGTCGCTGCAACAGCATTCCCTGTAAGGGTGAGATTCAGACTGAGACTGAGACTGAGAAGAAAGCATAATGCTTTGCTCAAACTTGCTGGGAACTGGGAAGCAAGCATGTTCTGCCCACTTATCTGTACCCTGTACTCTATCTAATTGTGTAATGCCATATGTAAACGACTTTTACTGCTGCTTCCACTCTGTAACTCACCTTGCCCCTCTATATTCTTGTCCTTGTAGTCTTCATGGTATTGAGACGTATATGAGATTGAAGTTGAATCCATCTAAGAAAGTGTTCCCTATTTTTTCTTGCAATATGAATTGCACCCAAGTCGGAATAGTTTATGGCATTTAATGTGTTgcaccggggggggggggggggggggggggatcaGATTAACTAATTCCAATCAAACCTTCTAAATTCTAAGCTTTGAATGGATCAGATTTCTGGATCAGGTTTTTGGATCGACTCAAGTATGAAATAGTTCAATGAAGTATGGAAAACTGGCCGATACTAATCAACTGGCCTATTAGCTCAGCTGGTTAGAGCGTCGTGCTAATAACGCGAAGGTCGCAGGTTCGA
Above is a genomic segment from Rosa chinensis cultivar Old Blush chromosome 3, RchiOBHm-V2, whole genome shotgun sequence containing:
- the LOC112194190 gene encoding receptor-like protein EIX2, with amino-acid sequence MAISKVSFQLLSLVFLLFFTKPFVLEATLINSHVVNFTAACIEEEKKALLKFKLGLKDPAGMLSSWVGEDYCKWMGISCSNQIGNVIKLSLSNIYSTRTCLSGELDDSLLNLTYLNYLDLSYNSFNGIPIPSFIGSLKKLRYLDLSHSSFGGMVPHHLGNLSNLLYLDLTTKSYPLRPWDSDLNWLGGLSSLQYLSLGGLNLSKAAKNWLLGVNMLPSLLELHLDSSELDDLPQFIPYVNFTSLLVFDLSYNNFNSSLPQWLFNISTLVTINLANCHLAGSIRKTSWVNLCLLQSLDLFGNSISGGIEEFLHSLSGCSNSSIETLDFGYNQFSGNLPESLGSVKYLDALFLTLNSISGALPMSIGNLSHLSMLDLSFNVMNSIPESIGQLAEMFSLDLWENKWKGVLSEIHLHNLTRLKYFALSSKSKSLALNVGHDWIPLFSLSSITIINCQLGPSFPLWLRTQKEVSSITLSNNAIVDAIPDWLWTLVQNVWLLDLSTNQLTGKLPQSIQLSSELGITVNLDSNYLEGSIPLWRNATSLYLGNNRFSGQIPWNIGQEMTALKTLDLSRNYLNGSIPPSISRIKNLIVLVLSRNDLSENIPWLWKGLQKLNVIDLSENKLQGANIFTGNIPEQLCQLPLKVLDLSQNNILGSIPKCLGNLEVMKDVGIILNLSYNNLSGPIPSANQFQTFNDPSIFEANLGLCRNPLPIQCSAFDDGDAQAKESTVEDEDGYENLWFYTSTTFGFIVGFWVVFGSLVIKRSWRHANFQYLDKMKNRCAMVFNLDMA
- the LOC112193038 gene encoding dual specificity phosphatase Cdc25, producing the protein MWEVRSPKGASHSHSWLCFHRNKKKKKKTKESSPDMARSISYITGSQLLSLRRRPNNIAIIDVRDDERSYDGHIAGSLHYPNDSFYDKISNLAQEVKAKDTLVFHCALSQVRGPSCARKFANYLEEMKEDTGIKDILVLERGFNGWESSGRPVCRCNSIPCKGEIQTETETEKKA